The proteins below come from a single Papaver somniferum cultivar HN1 chromosome 11, ASM357369v1, whole genome shotgun sequence genomic window:
- the LOC113323544 gene encoding uncharacterized protein LOC113323544 — protein MNLKIKKRNERKQTLVDPLGKIGEIDPFIYNQNLTAYGNAHIHPLFKPFQNFNMSAFLCIQNQNRLNSGTKSGETLKINKGYWKREAREAVETQSAKFQEINAEVVMNNVPMQRKIDDDMQIQSSKKNINREEQIEEVKDNMEAQKIFKSNNESTMEATKEVQSEKPEDSLLTVQQ, from the exons ATGAACCTGAAGATTAAGAAAAGAAATGAGCGAAAACAAACCCTAGTTGATCCTCTAGGAAAAATAGGAGAAATTGATCCCTTTATCTACAATCAAAACCTAACTGCCTATGGAAATGCTCATATTCACCCACTATTCAAGCCATTCCAAAACTTTAATATGTCTGCTTTCCTCTGTATTCAAAACCAAAATCGATTGAATTCAGGAACAAAATCTGGAGAAACACTAAAAATTAATAAAGGGTATTGGAAGAGGGAGGCTAGAGAGGCAGTCGAAACCCAATCTGCAAAATTCCAAGAAATAAATGCTGAAGTTGTTATGAACAATGTCCCGATGCAGAGGAAGATAGATGATGATATGCAGATTCAaagttcaaagaagaacataaacaGGGAGGAACAAATTGAAGAAGTCAAGGATAACATGGAGGCACAAAAAATCTTCAAATCAAACAATGAGTCCACTATGGAGGCCACAAAAGAG GTACAGTCAGAGAAGCCAGAGGACTCTCTACTGACAGTACAACAATAG
- the LOC113322957 gene encoding ras-related protein RABE1c, with protein MATPPARSRADYDYLIKLLLIGDSGVGKSCLLLRFSDGSFTTSFITTIGIDFKIRTIELDGKRIKLQIWDTAGQERFRTITTAYYRGAMGILLVYDVTDESSFNNIRNWIRNIEQHASDNVNKILVGNKADMDESKRAVPTAKGQALADEYGIKFFETSAKTNLNVEQVFFSIATDIKQRLAETDTRTEPQTIKISKPDDSAGPSQPPPKSACCGS; from the exons ATGGCTACTCCACCTGCCAGGTCCCGAGCTGATTACGATTACCTCATAAAACTTCTACTAATTGGCGACAGCG GTGTGGGTAAGAGTTGCCTTCTTTTACGTTTTTCTGATGGATCCTTCACCACCAGTTTTATTACCACCATTGG TATTGATTTTAAGATAAGAACTATTGAGCTTGATGGCAAGCGGATCAAGTTACAAATCTGGGATACAGCTGGTCAAGAGCGTTTTCGGACAATTACAACAG CCTATTACCGTGGAGCCATGGGTATCTTGCTGGTATATGATGTTACTGATGAGTCATCTTTCAATA ACATCAGAAACTGGATCCGCAACATTGAGCAACATGCCTCTGACAATGTTAACAAGATACTTGTTGGCAACAAGGCTGACATGGATGAAAGCAAAAGA GCTGTTCCCACCGCCAAGGGTCAAGCACTTGCGGATGAGTATGGCATTAAGTTCTTTGAGACT AGTGCAAAGACCAATCTGAATGTGGAGCAGGTTTTCTTTTCTATAGCAACTGATATAAAGCAAAGACTCGCAGAAACAGACACGAGAACTGAA CCACAAACGATCAAGATTAGCAAACCAGATGATTCGGCTGGGCCCAGTCAACCTCCTCCAAAATCAGCTTGCTGCGGTTCCTAA